In Pseudomonadota bacterium, one DNA window encodes the following:
- the rpsS gene encoding 30S ribosomal protein S19 → MARSLKKGPFIDDHLLKKVKAAQETRDRQLIKTWSRRSTVIPDMVGLTIAVHNGRKFIPVFVTENMVGHKLGEFAATRTFRVHSGERKTQVAATPTGGA, encoded by the coding sequence ATGGCTCGTTCGCTCAAAAAAGGCCCGTTCATAGACGATCACCTTCTCAAGAAGGTGAAGGCTGCGCAGGAGACCAGGGACAGGCAGCTCATCAAGACCTGGTCCAGGCGCTCGACCGTGATACCCGACATGGTCGGGCTCACGATCGCGGTCCACAACGGGCGCAAGTTCATACCGGTCTTCGTCACCGAGAACATGGTGGGCCACAAGCTCGGCGAGTTCGCGGCCACGCGGACATTCCGCGTCCACTCGGGAGAGAGGAAGACCCAGGTGGCGGCGACCCCGACCGGAGGTGCATGA